Genomic window (Flavobacterium oreochromis):
CATGATTTTGTTAAAACAATACATACTCAAAATTACAAACATTTCATTCATTATGTATATACAAATAACTGGATAAATGAAAAAGGAGATATTGTACAAAGAGATAATATGGTCGAAAAGAAGGAAGAGAGACTTAACAGTAATAAAAGTATAAATGCTGCTAACTGGACTCCAATAGGCCCTATAAATACTTTTAATAATGGAGGGACTAAAACAGAATCACATCAAGCAAATGTATATTCTGTTGCACAATCTGTATCAAATCCTAATGTTTTATTCTGCGTTACAGAAACAAGCGGTACATTTAAAAGCACAGATAAAGGAGAAAATTGGTTTTTAATTGGGGGAGATTATTTTAATGATGATGTATCATGTGTAGAAGTAGATCCTACTAATGAAAACAATGTTTTTGTAGCATCTAGTTCCAGAATTTACAAATCAACTGACGGTGGTAATTCTTGGAATTCTGTACTAAACGTTAGTGGTTTAGGAATTTATGAATTTGCTATTAGTTCAGCAAATAATCAATTAGTTTTTGCTGCTGGAAATAAAGGACTGTATAAGTCTACAAATGGCGGAACGACTTGGACACAGGTTTTTACGGAAACTTGTTGGGATGTAAAATTTAAAACTAATGATGCTAGCACTGTTTTCTTATTAAAATCAAACAATACGCTTAAATTAACTGAATTTTATAAATCAACTGATTCTGGAAACACTTTTACATTAAAAAAACAAGGATGGTTTACTCCTACGAGTACTAGTAGTATAGGTGGGGCTAGAATGGGGGTAACAAATGCTGATGGAAATAGGATTTATGTAGCCATGCTAGGAAATGTAGAAAACTATACAACCGATGTTAATTTTGTAGGTTTATATAGAAGTGATGATGCGGGAGAGAACTGGTCTTTACCCTATGATCAAAACAATGATGGAATTCCTAATAACAATCCAGGAGGTCCTTATAATGCTGATCACTGGTGTTTTTCTAGTTTTACAACAAACGGTGGTTCTTATGATCAAGGGTTCTACAATTTAGCTATTGATGTATCAGATACAGATCCTAATAAATTTTTAATGGGAATGCTTAATCTTTTTAAAAGTGAAAATGGAGGAAAAACCTATACTCGATGGGGAGGATACGCTTGTGATAATTGTACTCCTTTTTATCGTCATCCTGACCATCAAGATATTTTAATAAATGGAAATGATGTTTTTGTGGCCACAGATGGTGGTGTAGACTTATATGATAGTAATTTAAATATTTTAAAGGGATTAAATAAAGGGATTATTTCTTCTGACAACTGGGGATTTGGTCAAGGATGGAATGAAGATGTATTAACCGCAGGTCGTTATCATAACGGAAATGCTGTGTATCATGCAAATTATGGTGATGGAAAATTTATTGCCTTAGGAGGAGGAGAATCCTCAACTGGTTATGTGTCTTTAGGTGATAATTTAAAAGTGTATCATTCTGATATTGCAGCCTATAAAATATCAAAAGACTTTGCTACTCCAGTACAGTGGACTAATGGACTAAGCATGTTTCCTAACGAGTCTATTTTTCCAGACGTAAGAGGACAAATAACTTATGATCCTAGATACTATAATCATATGTATTTAACAAAAGACAATAAATTATGGAAAAGTATAGATGGAGGAGCTTCGTTTACGTTATTAAAAGAATTTGGAATTAGTACAGACAAAACCTATACAGTAGAAGTATCCAGATTAGATCCTAATATAATGTTTGTAGTTACCAGAGAAGCCTCTGCCGCTAAGCTATGGAAAACACTAGATGGAGGTCAAAACTGGAGCTCAATTAGTCTTCCTAATACAGATGCACGATTATATTTTAGTATAAACGAAAATAATACTCTTTTCATAGGATTTGGAGGAGGTTCTGGAAAAGCTTTTAAATCTATAGATTTAGGAAATACTTGGATCAACTTAACTACTCCTTCTATTCAAAATTTAGGCTGTTATTCTATAGCTCCTCAGTTAGGCACTAATGACGGAGTATATTTTGCAGTAGCGGGGACAAACAAAATTTACTATAGAAATTCTAATATGCCTGATTGGGAACTATTTAGTACAGGACTACCATTAGGTTTACGATTAATAGGTGCTAAACCTTTTTATAAAAACAATGAGCTAAGAATCAGTTCTAGACGAGGTTTTTGGAAATCACCTCTTTTTGAAAAAAGTGCACCTGTTGCACAACCTATGGTAGCAAACAAGTCTGTTGATTGTAGTAAAACGATTATTCAATTTGATGATTATTCAGTATTAAACCACACAGGAGCACAATGGAATTGGAATTTCCCAGGCGCAAGCAATGTTTCTTCAACTTCTGTTCGAAATCCTTTAGTAACCTATTCTACACCTGGACTTTTCAACGTTACCTTAACAATAACAGATGCAGATGGGCGTAGTAGTACTAAAACGGTACAAAATATGATTGAGGTTTTACCTTCTATCTGTGATATTGAAAATGCTTCAAAGCAAGTTTTAGAAATGAATACAGACACTCAATCTATTACTTCTAATGAAATAAATTATCCCGCTGTAACAGACTTAACTTTTAGTGGTTGGATAAAACCTAATGGAACTCAAGTTGCTTGGGCTGGAATTGCTTGTTTTGGTGACAAACAAAAAACTTTACTAAACTTTAGAAGTGCTAATAACGAAATAGGCTTTCATTTTAAAGATGGATATTATAACTCTTCTACAGGTTTATACGCTCCTGCTGATCAATGGAGCTTTATTGCCTTCAGAATTACTCCTACTAAAATAACAATCTTCTTAAATGATAAAAATTGGTCTATAACAGGTAGTTTTGCTTCTACTATTCTAAACAAAATAATCTTAGGTAAAGATTATGGTAGAAATGACAGAACCTTTAAAGGTCAAATGGAAGAATTTACTTTTTGGAATAGAGCTTTAACAGATGATGAAATCTATTTAAGTAGGCATTTAATTAAAGAAAAAGTTACCGATCCTAATTTAATTGCTTACTATCAGTTTAACAATACTACAAATAATGGATTACTTTATGACAAAATAAATTCAAATAACTTAAATATTTCTAGTACGATACTATTTCCTACATCTACTGCTCCTGTAG
Coding sequences:
- a CDS encoding LamG-like jellyroll fold domain-containing protein, translating into MKQKLHFILFLILANLSYSQNNNFYEPKPKFPYLFKSIIPIQKDDPKWIQLMYGETPNVYEIEKEYNLYYKKHDFVKTIHTQNYKHFIHYVYTNNWINEKGDIVQRDNMVEKKEERLNSNKSINAANWTPIGPINTFNNGGTKTESHQANVYSVAQSVSNPNVLFCVTETSGTFKSTDKGENWFLIGGDYFNDDVSCVEVDPTNENNVFVASSSRIYKSTDGGNSWNSVLNVSGLGIYEFAISSANNQLVFAAGNKGLYKSTNGGTTWTQVFTETCWDVKFKTNDASTVFLLKSNNTLKLTEFYKSTDSGNTFTLKKQGWFTPTSTSSIGGARMGVTNADGNRIYVAMLGNVENYTTDVNFVGLYRSDDAGENWSLPYDQNNDGIPNNNPGGPYNADHWCFSSFTTNGGSYDQGFYNLAIDVSDTDPNKFLMGMLNLFKSENGGKTYTRWGGYACDNCTPFYRHPDHQDILINGNDVFVATDGGVDLYDSNLNILKGLNKGIISSDNWGFGQGWNEDVLTAGRYHNGNAVYHANYGDGKFIALGGGESSTGYVSLGDNLKVYHSDIAAYKISKDFATPVQWTNGLSMFPNESIFPDVRGQITYDPRYYNHMYLTKDNKLWKSIDGGASFTLLKEFGISTDKTYTVEVSRLDPNIMFVVTREASAAKLWKTLDGGQNWSSISLPNTDARLYFSINENNTLFIGFGGGSGKAFKSIDLGNTWINLTTPSIQNLGCYSIAPQLGTNDGVYFAVAGTNKIYYRNSNMPDWELFSTGLPLGLRLIGAKPFYKNNELRISSRRGFWKSPLFEKSAPVAQPMVANKSVDCSKTIIQFDDYSVLNHTGAQWNWNFPGASNVSSTSVRNPLVTYSTPGLFNVTLTITDADGRSSTKTVQNMIEVLPSICDIENASKQVLEMNTDTQSITSNEINYPAVTDLTFSGWIKPNGTQVAWAGIACFGDKQKTLLNFRSANNEIGFHFKDGYYNSSTGLYAPADQWSFIAFRITPTKITIFLNDKNWSITGSFASTILNKIILGKDYGRNDRTFKGQMEEFTFWNRALTDDEIYLSRHLIKEKVTDPNLIAYYQFNNTTNNGLLYDKINSNNLNISSTILFPTSTAPVAIGTSQLLTINTTGSYNFTTTNATLNFTGQVPNGKVIVSKLNVIPNEPPTTELIGNEYWILDNYGTNSSFSGLSSINLTPLFNVSNLNPSNLILFKRNNNGHLQSSWTQSAMATALNGQTITFPGTSINQSNQLHIGSSGSLETNSLDLQKNLTVYPNPTVVGEQLIIEGINSGLTFTLYDINGKLIIKKHLDDNKISIDNNIKKGVYFYRIETNDRIYNNKLIIN